A section of the Streptomyces sp. V3I8 genome encodes:
- a CDS encoding cellulose binding domain-containing protein, with product MINSFCWNQLVDTPGARAEIWLYGLRNPWRFSFDSADDSLWIGDVGQGRWEEVDHLAPGRGGANLGWSCYEGLERFTGGGCSVIGGHVYRGRQYADLVGGTYIATDYCSSTVWALRPDGTGGYEQAEIGQMPTQVTSIGTSAEGEFYVVNDLPGGLHRVSFTHREPTCRVERTVRAWGTGTTVDLTLTNTGDTPVNGWTLEFPLALGQTVVSDWNTDLVQGSNTIAATDAGHNATIAAGASVTLGYLAEHTGDSSPPARFTLDGDARAVGR from the coding sequence ATGATCAACAGCTTTTGTTGGAACCAGTTGGTGGACACCCCCGGCGCCCGTGCGGAGATCTGGCTGTACGGGCTGCGCAACCCGTGGCGGTTCTCCTTCGACAGCGCCGACGACTCGCTGTGGATCGGCGACGTCGGCCAGGGCCGGTGGGAGGAGGTCGACCACCTCGCACCCGGCCGTGGGGGCGCGAACCTCGGCTGGTCCTGTTACGAGGGACTGGAGAGGTTCACCGGCGGCGGCTGTTCGGTCATCGGCGGTCATGTCTACCGCGGCCGGCAATACGCCGACCTGGTGGGCGGTACGTACATCGCCACCGACTACTGCTCCTCCACCGTATGGGCGCTGCGCCCCGACGGCACGGGCGGCTACGAACAGGCAGAGATCGGTCAGATGCCCACCCAGGTGACGTCGATCGGAACATCGGCGGAGGGCGAGTTCTACGTGGTCAACGACCTGCCGGGCGGCCTGCACCGGGTGTCGTTCACGCACCGGGAGCCGACCTGCCGGGTGGAACGCACCGTACGCGCCTGGGGCACCGGCACGACGGTCGACCTCACCCTCACCAACACGGGCGACACCCCGGTGAACGGCTGGACACTCGAGTTCCCGCTGGCCCTCGGACAGACCGTCGTCTCCGACTGGAACACCGACCTGGTCCAGGGAAGCAACACGATCGCAGCGACCGACGCGGGGCACAACGCCACCATCGCCGCGGGCGCGAGCGTCACCCTCGGCTATCTCGCCGAGCACACCGGCGACTCCTCACCGCCGGCGCGCTTCACCCTCGACGGGGACGCCCGCGCCGTCGGGCGCTGA
- a CDS encoding TetR/AcrR family transcriptional regulator — protein sequence MAGKKQFDVDIALDAAMVQFWRAGYADTSLDDLSRATGLNRSSIYSSLGDKDSLYSRCLDRYATRYGDRYDQALSGAPEEPLRAVRAFFEVTLKRIADPDLPDGCLVAQTAMAMPVLSPTIATRAIEALGFQRARLRTALIAAKLPDSDADNFAVHIAAVNQSLAVMSRAGASRKELHAIIDITMSALSQALRAPRV from the coding sequence ATGGCCGGGAAGAAGCAGTTCGATGTGGACATTGCGCTCGACGCGGCGATGGTCCAGTTCTGGCGAGCCGGATACGCCGACACATCTCTCGACGACCTCTCCAGGGCGACCGGACTGAACCGCAGTTCCATCTACTCCTCACTCGGCGACAAAGACTCGCTCTATTCGCGTTGCCTGGACCGCTACGCCACCCGGTACGGGGACAGGTACGACCAGGCCCTTTCAGGCGCGCCCGAAGAGCCGCTGCGGGCAGTAAGGGCGTTCTTCGAAGTCACACTGAAGCGCATCGCCGACCCCGACCTGCCGGACGGATGCCTGGTCGCCCAAACCGCGATGGCGATGCCGGTACTGAGCCCCACCATCGCCACGCGCGCGATCGAAGCTCTGGGCTTTCAGCGTGCGCGGCTGCGGACCGCCTTGATCGCCGCGAAGTTGCCTGACAGCGACGCCGACAACTTCGCCGTTCATATCGCGGCGGTCAATCAGTCACTGGCCGTGATGAGCAGGGCCGGCGCAAGCCGGAAAGAGCTCCACGCGATCATCGACATCACCATGAGCGCGCTCTCGCAGGCATTGCGCGCTCCCAGGGTCTAA
- a CDS encoding alpha/beta fold hydrolase produces the protein MTDATTAANRSSVQNPISELPLYNLAGFAHHWVDAEGIRLHAVEGGRPSRPTVVLLAGFPQTWWAWRKVAPVLAERFHVIAIDLPGQGHSDRPRDGYDTHTVALRVQAAVTALNVSKYWLVAHDIGAWVAFSLALKYEERLHGVALLDAGIPGVSLPDSIPTDPERAWKTWHFAFHLVPDLPETLLAGRERDYVDWFLRVKTLVPSTFDSAEIDHYAAAVAAEGGLRASLSYYRDAAESARRNHDALDRQHLTVPVLGISGSHGSIPDMAASISPWADNVTGVVIPRSGHFIPDEQPAAVVDALTAFIAHERVG, from the coding sequence ATGACTGACGCTACGACCGCCGCGAATCGATCTTCGGTACAGAACCCGATCTCTGAGCTGCCCCTGTACAACCTCGCGGGCTTCGCTCACCACTGGGTCGACGCGGAAGGCATCCGACTTCATGCCGTGGAAGGCGGTCGGCCGAGCCGACCCACCGTCGTCCTGCTTGCCGGCTTCCCGCAGACCTGGTGGGCTTGGCGCAAAGTGGCGCCGGTCCTTGCCGAGCGATTCCACGTGATCGCGATCGACCTGCCGGGACAGGGCCACTCCGACCGCCCTCGAGACGGCTACGACACGCACACCGTCGCTTTGCGTGTCCAGGCTGCGGTGACCGCGCTCAACGTGTCGAAGTACTGGCTCGTCGCGCACGACATCGGGGCTTGGGTCGCCTTCTCACTGGCTCTGAAGTACGAAGAGCGCCTGCACGGTGTCGCTCTGCTTGACGCCGGCATTCCCGGCGTCAGCCTCCCGGACTCCATCCCAACGGATCCCGAACGGGCCTGGAAGACCTGGCACTTCGCGTTCCACCTGGTGCCAGATCTTCCCGAGACGCTGCTCGCCGGCCGCGAGCGTGACTACGTCGACTGGTTCTTGCGGGTCAAGACATTGGTCCCGAGCACGTTCGACAGTGCTGAGATCGACCATTACGCCGCGGCTGTCGCTGCGGAGGGCGGTCTCCGGGCGTCTCTCTCCTACTACCGCGACGCCGCCGAATCAGCCCGCAGGAATCATGACGCTCTGGATCGACAGCACTTGACCGTCCCGGTCCTGGGAATCTCCGGCTCCCACGGCTCGATCCCCGACATGGCCGCTTCCATCAGCCCCTGGGCAGACAACGTGACCGGTGTAGTCATCCCACGTTCCGGACACTTCATTCCTGACGAGCAGCCCGCCGCAGTGGTGGACGCGTTGACTGCGTTCATCGCTCACGAGCGTGTCGGGTAG
- a CDS encoding MerR family transcriptional regulator, producing MRIGEVASAAGVSTRALRYYEQQQLIASSRSTGGQRLYTPDTVERVRWIQLLYAAGLSSRTIVEFLPCVHTGIAGPEMIARLRAERDRLDDHMRDLAATRARLDSVLSAAEFGATRPAGETAGV from the coding sequence ATGCGAATCGGCGAGGTGGCATCGGCCGCGGGAGTGAGCACGCGGGCGCTGCGCTACTACGAGCAGCAGCAGCTCATCGCGTCGAGCCGCAGCACAGGTGGGCAGCGCCTCTACACCCCGGACACGGTCGAGCGAGTGCGGTGGATCCAGCTCCTCTACGCTGCCGGGCTGAGCAGCCGGACGATCGTGGAGTTCCTGCCGTGCGTGCACACCGGTATCGCCGGCCCGGAGATGATCGCCCGGCTTCGCGCGGAGCGGGACCGCCTCGACGATCACATGCGGGATCTTGCCGCCACGCGAGCCCGACTGGACTCCGTCCTCTCCGCCGCCGAGTTCGGCGCGACACGGCCGGCCGGCGAGACCGCGGGGGTCTGA
- a CDS encoding putative quinol monooxygenase encodes MSTDDTTPDGLIPAAILASDTPVAVYGYARAKAGGEGRMLGEIQAIIGLTRKEDGCEQYVVHTTPDQPGAFAFYERWSSGAHLLAHVSQPFMQTYFAAIAGLVEGELEAHWLHPLS; translated from the coding sequence ATGAGCACTGACGACACGACACCCGACGGCCTCATCCCCGCCGCCATCCTCGCCTCGGACACGCCAGTCGCGGTATATGGATACGCCCGGGCCAAGGCGGGCGGGGAGGGCCGGATGCTGGGCGAGATCCAGGCGATTATCGGCCTCACCCGCAAGGAGGACGGATGCGAGCAGTACGTGGTGCACACCACGCCGGACCAGCCGGGCGCCTTCGCCTTCTACGAGCGCTGGTCCTCCGGCGCCCACCTGCTGGCGCACGTTTCGCAGCCGTTCATGCAGACGTACTTCGCCGCCATCGCGGGCCTGGTCGAGGGGGAACTGGAGGCCCACTGGCTGCACCCCCTCTCCTGA
- a CDS encoding IS30 family transposase, with amino-acid sequence MPPHLRRTLTWDRGRGISEHQAITTETRMPIYLCKPRSPWQRGTNENTNRLLRQYLPKGADLRTFSQADLDAMAHELNHRPRKTHGYRTPAEVYADLLNSSDALTA; translated from the coding sequence ATCCCGCCCCACCTGCGGCGGACGCTCACCTGGGACCGCGGCCGGGGGATCTCCGAGCACCAGGCCATCACCACCGAGACCAGGATGCCGATCTACCTCTGCAAGCCGCGCAGCCCGTGGCAACGCGGCACCAACGAGAACACCAACCGGCTGCTTCGGCAGTACCTCCCCAAGGGCGCCGACCTCCGCACGTTCAGCCAGGCCGACCTGGACGCCATGGCTCACGAACTCAACCACCGCCCGCGCAAGACCCACGGATACCGCACCCCGGCAGAGGTCTACGCCGACCTCCTGAACAGCAGTGATGCGCTGACCGCTTGA
- a CDS encoding maleylpyruvate isomerase family mycothiol-dependent enzyme — protein MQNILEFPEVLRLIEDRSAAFRAAIASAPDLDVQVPTCPDWTLRELAQHLGDGRRRQAAIVAAGPGAEPPAKTDPKGAPTAPLDREALDAWLAESTELMLDAMRGADPDRGCWTWWGRSQAPETSGAVARHQIQEIAVHTYDAQLTQGAAQPLPTDVAVEGVDEFLTTVAATTVPWPFTPATIDLHTTEGRSWRLTLNADGVRCDDLAADAEPGDMAMRGAASELVLYFYERVPLDGLETTGNTEPMEQLADWDPNA, from the coding sequence GTGCAAAACATCTTGGAGTTCCCCGAGGTTCTACGGCTGATCGAAGACCGCTCAGCCGCGTTCCGCGCCGCGATAGCGTCCGCCCCCGACCTTGACGTTCAGGTCCCGACCTGCCCGGACTGGACGCTGCGCGAACTGGCGCAGCACCTCGGCGACGGCCGCCGCCGCCAGGCCGCCATCGTCGCGGCGGGCCCGGGTGCTGAGCCCCCGGCGAAGACGGACCCGAAGGGCGCCCCGACCGCGCCCCTCGACCGCGAAGCCCTGGACGCCTGGCTCGCCGAGTCGACCGAGCTCATGCTCGACGCGATGCGCGGGGCCGACCCGGACCGCGGCTGCTGGACCTGGTGGGGCCGCTCGCAGGCCCCGGAGACCAGCGGAGCCGTGGCCCGGCACCAGATCCAGGAGATCGCCGTCCACACCTACGACGCCCAGCTCACCCAGGGGGCCGCACAGCCGCTGCCGACGGACGTCGCGGTCGAGGGCGTCGACGAGTTCCTGACGACCGTCGCGGCGACGACCGTCCCCTGGCCGTTCACGCCGGCGACCATCGACCTGCACACGACCGAGGGCCGTTCCTGGCGCCTGACCCTCAACGCCGACGGCGTCCGCTGCGACGACCTCGCCGCCGACGCGGAACCGGGCGACATGGCGATGCGAGGCGCAGCGAGCGAACTGGTCCTCTACTTCTACGAGCGCGTCCCGCTCGACGGCCTGGAGACCACGGGCAACACCGAGCCCATGGAGCAGCTCGCAGACTGGGACCCGAACGCGTAA
- a CDS encoding hydroxyacid dehydrogenase, giving the protein MTARHTTAPAAKVLPPLAPSPRPRRPRTALAMSRETRDALRDEGAIDLLREVADLDPNLLVTNFADPSAATTLGRTEVLLTHWGCPPLTEQALAAMPRLRAVVHAAGSVKHHVTDAVWERGITVSSAASANALPVAEYTLAAILLTGKRILESAGAYRDRRAPYPLLPYFAGHGNYRRVVGIVGASRTGRRVIELLRPFDFTVLVHDPYLDDAGAVRLGARPVGLDELTRLSQVISIHAPQLPETHHMFDARRLALLSDGATLINTARGSLVDTDALLTHLTSGRIQAVLDVTDPETLPAESPLFRLPNVLLTPHIAGSLGSELGRMADYASAEITRYARGMPFAHGVEPQDLARTA; this is encoded by the coding sequence ATGACCGCACGGCACACGACGGCGCCGGCCGCCAAGGTCCTTCCCCCGCTCGCGCCCAGCCCCCGTCCGCGGCGTCCCCGCACCGCCCTCGCGATGTCGCGGGAGACCCGCGACGCCCTGCGCGACGAGGGCGCCATCGACCTGCTTCGCGAGGTGGCCGACCTCGATCCGAACCTGCTGGTCACCAACTTCGCGGACCCCTCCGCCGCCACTACCCTCGGCCGGACAGAAGTGCTGCTCACCCACTGGGGATGTCCGCCGCTGACGGAGCAAGCGCTCGCGGCGATGCCCCGACTACGGGCCGTCGTCCACGCCGCAGGGTCCGTCAAGCACCATGTGACCGACGCCGTGTGGGAGCGCGGCATCACCGTGTCCAGTGCCGCATCGGCCAACGCGCTGCCGGTCGCCGAGTACACGTTGGCCGCGATCCTCCTCACCGGCAAACGGATCCTGGAGAGCGCGGGTGCCTACCGTGATCGGCGCGCCCCGTACCCGCTGCTGCCCTACTTCGCCGGTCACGGCAACTACCGGCGGGTCGTTGGCATCGTCGGCGCCTCGCGCACCGGCCGGCGCGTGATCGAACTGCTGCGGCCGTTCGATTTCACCGTCCTGGTCCACGACCCCTATCTGGACGACGCCGGTGCCGTCCGTCTCGGGGCGCGGCCCGTCGGCCTCGACGAACTGACCCGGCTCAGTCAGGTCATCTCCATCCACGCCCCCCAACTACCCGAAACACACCACATGTTCGACGCCAGGCGGCTGGCCCTGCTGTCCGACGGGGCCACACTGATCAACACCGCACGCGGCTCCCTGGTCGACACGGACGCGCTCCTCACCCACCTGACGTCCGGACGCATCCAGGCAGTCCTCGACGTCACCGACCCCGAGACACTGCCCGCCGAATCACCGCTGTTCCGGCTGCCGAACGTGCTCCTGACCCCGCACATCGCTGGCTCGCTGGGCAGCGAGCTGGGCCGCATGGCCGACTACGCATCCGCCGAGATCACCCGCTACGCCCGGGGCATGCCCTTCGCCCATGGTGTGGAGCCCCAGGACCTGGCCCGGACAGCGTGA
- a CDS encoding carbohydrate ABC transporter permease — translation MTVPAPAPVRPSAGRARQRAAAAYLVPFFVLFTLVMVAPIGYALWTSLFKEESSGLGFGGTESVFVGLGNYADALGDTALRASFLNVAAYVAIYIPLMTCTALLLALLLDSTVARAKRLFQLALFLPYTVPTVIAAIIWVYLYSPSLSPVMDWLGSAGVSVDFFSAPLAVPSVVNIVTWHYVGYNMVILYAALQAIPRETLEAATMDGAGAVRTALQIKVPHIRSALVLSLLFTCVGAIQLFNEPYMLTTQSEAINRDWSPVMYVHKTAFVDHQPGLASAAAVLIALLAGLLSYAVTKLGNRWKAA, via the coding sequence ATGACAGTTCCGGCCCCAGCCCCTGTTCGCCCCTCGGCCGGACGCGCCCGACAGCGGGCCGCCGCGGCCTACCTCGTGCCTTTCTTCGTCCTCTTCACGCTCGTCATGGTCGCTCCCATCGGCTACGCGCTCTGGACCAGCCTGTTCAAGGAAGAGTCCTCCGGTCTCGGCTTCGGCGGCACCGAGAGCGTCTTCGTCGGCCTCGGCAACTACGCCGACGCACTCGGCGACACGGCCCTGCGCGCCTCGTTCCTGAACGTCGCCGCCTACGTGGCGATCTACATCCCGCTCATGACCTGCACGGCACTGTTGCTCGCCCTGCTGCTGGACTCGACCGTCGCACGGGCCAAGCGGCTGTTCCAGCTCGCCCTCTTCCTGCCCTACACGGTGCCTACCGTCATCGCGGCGATCATCTGGGTCTACCTGTACTCCCCCAGCCTCAGCCCGGTCATGGACTGGCTCGGCTCCGCAGGCGTCAGCGTGGACTTCTTCTCCGCGCCGCTGGCCGTCCCCTCGGTCGTCAACATCGTGACCTGGCATTATGTCGGATATAACATGGTGATCCTCTACGCGGCGCTCCAGGCGATCCCTCGGGAGACACTCGAAGCGGCCACGATGGACGGCGCCGGGGCGGTTCGTACCGCGCTACAGATCAAGGTTCCCCACATTCGTTCCGCCCTGGTCCTCAGCCTCCTGTTCACCTGCGTCGGCGCCATCCAGCTCTTCAACGAGCCCTACATGCTCACGACCCAGTCAGAGGCCATCAACCGCGACTGGTCACCCGTGATGTACGTGCACAAGACGGCGTTCGTCGATCACCAGCCCGGCCTCGCCTCCGCGGCGGCGGTCCTGATCGCTCTCCTGGCCGGCCTCCTGTCCTACGCAGTCACCAAGCTCGGCAACCGCTGGAAGGCAGCATGA
- a CDS encoding sugar ABC transporter substrate-binding protein: MKPVHRMPRLALTASLGCLALLATACGGGGGTSGATDGKPVTLTMWSWMVGTKEVVEEFNATHEDIKVEYTEITAGADGYSKIDSAIKGGNAPDVVGMEYAMLPEFASQGNLEDLTGHSGKLVKSFPESLQSLVTPGGRTWGVPFDVTPQLLYYRTDLFEKADVEVPATWAEFEKAAKKIKAADKGVRILNIPKGGDIPFINGLAWQAGSQGFGVEGDAWTVHIDDEPALKVAGFWDGLVRDGLVLNHPAWSEEESTAKKKNQVAAFIGAPWSGAGLISQTPEQRKKWAVAPLPTWDGTPATGTWGGTSFAVPKGSDHIEGAAEFIEWLTTDPAAMKARLADAEAPSSVLPADPGLQKVAATEFTRAAGGYFVNDLYQVAADQVDTIGDGWSWGPVQGSVNEAFESTVAKGGWEAGFEAAQRAALKALDDRGLKTVG; this comes from the coding sequence ATGAAGCCCGTCCACCGCATGCCCCGCCTCGCTCTCACAGCCTCCCTGGGCTGTCTGGCCCTCCTCGCCACCGCCTGCGGCGGGGGCGGCGGTACGTCCGGGGCCACGGACGGCAAACCGGTCACCCTCACCATGTGGTCCTGGATGGTCGGCACCAAAGAGGTCGTCGAAGAGTTCAACGCCACCCACGAGGACATCAAGGTCGAGTACACCGAAATCACCGCCGGCGCCGACGGCTACTCCAAGATCGACAGTGCGATCAAGGGCGGCAACGCACCTGACGTCGTGGGCATGGAGTACGCGATGCTCCCTGAGTTCGCCAGCCAGGGGAATCTGGAGGACCTGACCGGACACTCCGGGAAACTGGTCAAGTCGTTCCCCGAGAGCCTCCAGTCGCTGGTCACCCCCGGCGGCCGTACGTGGGGCGTCCCCTTCGACGTCACCCCGCAACTCCTCTACTACCGCACCGACCTGTTCGAGAAGGCAGACGTCGAAGTACCGGCCACCTGGGCCGAGTTCGAGAAGGCGGCGAAGAAGATCAAGGCTGCCGACAAGGGGGTCCGCATCCTCAACATCCCCAAGGGCGGCGACATCCCATTCATCAACGGACTGGCCTGGCAGGCTGGTTCGCAGGGCTTCGGCGTCGAGGGCGACGCCTGGACGGTGCACATCGACGACGAGCCCGCCCTGAAGGTCGCCGGGTTCTGGGACGGCCTGGTGCGCGACGGCCTGGTGCTCAACCACCCCGCCTGGAGCGAGGAGGAGAGCACCGCCAAGAAGAAGAATCAAGTCGCCGCGTTCATCGGCGCCCCCTGGAGCGGAGCCGGCCTGATATCCCAGACACCGGAACAGAGGAAAAAGTGGGCCGTGGCTCCGCTGCCCACATGGGACGGCACACCGGCCACCGGAACCTGGGGCGGCACCTCCTTCGCCGTGCCCAAGGGCAGCGACCACATCGAGGGTGCGGCGGAGTTCATCGAGTGGCTCACCACCGATCCGGCCGCGATGAAGGCCCGGCTCGCGGACGCCGAGGCGCCAAGCAGCGTTCTGCCCGCCGACCCCGGCCTGCAGAAGGTCGCGGCAACGGAGTTCACCCGAGCCGCGGGCGGCTACTTCGTCAACGACCTTTACCAGGTCGCTGCCGACCAGGTGGACACCATCGGTGACGGCTGGAGCTGGGGCCCGGTGCAGGGTTCGGTGAACGAGGCGTTCGAGAGCACCGTGGCCAAGGGCGGCTGGGAGGCCGGGTTCGAGGCGGCCCAGCGGGCGGCGCTGAAGGCGCTCGACGACCGCGGACTGAAGACCGTCGGCTGA
- a CDS encoding substrate-binding domain-containing protein, whose amino-acid sequence MRSHVNQRHERVLEIVRRRGELRVTDLAEELGVSAVTVRRDVETLAEQGRLMRLHGSVTCPEPPGSGPADADVDAPVRSAPTGVVLGMVVPSMEHYFAELVKGAQDAVAARGGRLVLGIAHWRSEEDTAQIGRMLDGGVDGLLIQPSWERGVPSLEQEQQLLALRVPAVLVDRRVPLGGRLAGLDSARSDHALGAAAAVHHLAGLGHERISLLAQDNPTSPQVREGYEAAMAARGLSVPPLVDVDPEDPAGLEAAARTLYRSVAEGGVTAAIVHNDQTAIGVVQRLHERGLSLPGDVSLVAYEDEMAALADVPLTAVAPPRQAVGESAVEMMFARLEAGPGAAAPSRHVSLVPRLVVRASCAPPR is encoded by the coding sequence ATGCGGTCGCATGTCAATCAGCGCCACGAACGGGTGCTGGAAATCGTGCGCAGGCGAGGCGAACTGCGGGTAACGGATCTGGCGGAGGAGCTGGGAGTCTCGGCCGTCACCGTGCGGCGCGATGTCGAGACGCTGGCCGAACAGGGGCGGCTGATGCGGCTGCACGGCTCGGTCACGTGCCCCGAGCCGCCCGGCTCCGGCCCGGCCGACGCCGACGTGGACGCCCCCGTGCGATCAGCGCCCACCGGAGTGGTCCTGGGCATGGTCGTGCCCAGCATGGAGCACTACTTCGCGGAGCTGGTCAAGGGCGCTCAGGACGCCGTCGCGGCGCGCGGCGGCCGGCTGGTGCTCGGCATTGCCCACTGGCGGTCCGAGGAGGACACCGCGCAGATCGGACGGATGCTCGACGGAGGCGTCGACGGCCTGTTGATCCAGCCCAGTTGGGAACGCGGGGTACCCAGCCTCGAGCAGGAGCAACAGTTGCTGGCGCTGCGAGTCCCGGCCGTTCTGGTGGACCGACGCGTCCCCCTCGGGGGCCGGCTGGCCGGACTGGACAGCGCACGCTCCGACCATGCACTCGGGGCCGCCGCCGCCGTCCACCACCTCGCCGGGCTGGGGCACGAGCGGATCTCCCTCCTCGCCCAGGACAACCCGACGTCACCGCAGGTCCGGGAGGGGTACGAGGCCGCCATGGCGGCGCGTGGACTTTCGGTGCCGCCGCTCGTGGACGTCGACCCGGAGGACCCGGCCGGCCTGGAGGCGGCGGCCCGGACGCTGTACCGGTCGGTGGCGGAGGGCGGGGTCACCGCCGCGATCGTCCACAACGATCAGACCGCGATCGGGGTGGTGCAACGGCTACACGAACGAGGCCTCTCCCTCCCTGGCGACGTGTCGCTGGTGGCGTACGAGGACGAAATGGCAGCGCTGGCCGATGTGCCGCTGACCGCCGTGGCTCCGCCGCGGCAGGCAGTGGGGGAGAGCGCCGTCGAGATGATGTTCGCCCGGCTCGAAGCAGGGCCCGGTGCGGCGGCGCCGAGTCGACACGTCTCTCTGGTACCCCGGCTCGTGGTGCGGGCGTCCTGCGCTCCACCCCGGTGA